CAAATAAACAATCACATATGCGCCAAAGGGAGGGAAACTGACACAAAAAGAGATAAACTACTTACTGCATACACAGTTGAAAATTTTTGCAGACACTGCAGACCCAAAGTTTTTCAGACATAATAGGCTGATAGCAATATTTGCAGGTGTGCTGCAAGTGGACAATGATAAAGTCTTCCTTCATTGGGCGGATAACTTCTCCAAGCTGTTGATTAATCAAgaaatatgatgagaaaatgtaATTGCTTCATGCcttgaaagataaaaaaaatctttGGAGTCGGAGTCTGATAAGCTTAGGAATCAGCATGCAAAATCTGGTTGCTCGTCAAGGACTAGAAGCGAGATTTGCAAAGCATCTCCACAGGCAAGGCCAAGGATAATTCACACAAGCATTAGAAAAGCATGTGCTACAGAATATGCATGCCATATGAATCTATGTCTAAAACAGATAGGAGACAACCTGATGAAGTGGGAAAAGAGAGGCCAAAGAGAAGTCTAATAGCAAAATTTGAATATGGAAATGTAGCAAATAAAGAATGAAGCAAGTAAAAAGGTGGGGAAAACAGAAAGAGAAGAAGGGACTCACTTGGTGCATAAGTAGAATATCCTTTGGATTTCCAGTTGATGCATCCCGTTTGGCAGCCCTTAGCGCTCTCTCGATCACTGCCTTTGTGCCTTTGGCCTGAGATTTGTTCTTGTCCTCTAGAAGAAAATCTGCTTTTCCAGGCCAGAAATCACTATCAAAGTATGGCAACTGAGCTGCAGTAACCTTAACTTTGCTTTCACTAGTGGGAACAAAGAAATGATCATATAAATTGGTTTGCTCCTGAATTACTTTTTCCTTTATGGCCTTGCGTATCATAACTTGGTACCTGTTATCATCAGATTAAGCTAATGGCATGGTAATCATGCTAGAGCATAACTTTGAGGCACATGGAATGGGATAGTACTTACCATTCTCGAAGCTTCTCAGACTTTGGTGTCTTCTGTGTCTTAGGATGGCAGTATAGAATATAATAGTCTTGCCTTAGAGATGGGCAAGCCCATATATAGCAGCTGGTGAAACCTCTTTTCTTGCAGTAGTCAAGGTACCCTATCTAGATAAACAGGACAGGTAATGTTGGAGCATCATCCGTTAATACTTTTTGGTGGTAATAGAAAAAGGCAATGTGAAGTAAGCTTAATAGTTACAAATTTACTTACCAGGATCTCATGATAAACAAAGGTCCGCAAAGCCTCTCCTGTAACAGCCTTTATTTCAGGCCTGAAGTATTTGACAGAATCTATATATGAAATACAAACGCGCCTTTGATTTGGCAAAGAACACTCTGAACCATATTCTTGAACATACATGCCAAAAAGGCAAACATCTGCACCTTCAATTGTCTGAAATAACAGAATAACCTGAAAGGCAAACAAATTCATCATAAAAATACCATATTATTACACTAATGcaactaaaagtgcagaaaaaaaTGTAAGAAAACAAAGTATACATTCAAAGTCACACCTTTGATTTGTAAGGAAAATATGCAGGATACATTTCCTCCTTAAAAACCTCTTGAAAACCTGGATTTACTTCCACTTTCTTGTCAACTGATGAGACCACTCTAATGACAAGATCATTGGCCCCAGGCACCTGATAAGAAGAACGGAAAATATAGTTAAGCAAATATTATTTAacatgaaggggagccttggcacaacggtaaagttgttgctttgtgatcaaaagatcacgggttcgaatcctagaaatagcctcttgcaaaaagcaaggtaaggttgcgtacaatggatccttccccgggaccccgcatggcgggagctttgtgcaccgggctgcccttaaATATTATTTGACATATAACATATAAGTCTCACTATAGATATAAATAAAATACCTCATCAACAGTTATTTGTAATTTCCTTGCCCTTTCTTCTCTCTCTTGTTGAAGGTGCTCAAATAACCAATTTTCTATATGATCACTCATCATAGTTTTTGGCAAATCAGTTGCCCGAAGAACTGCATTTCGCGGTACTGGTTTATGCATCTCACATTCCAGTTCGCGCAAGCAACACTCTGGGCAAGTGTATTCGGATTGCAATGCATCCTTCCTTTTTCCACTAAAAAGAGCACATATTTGATGCTGCCATGCTTTGCATTTATCACATTGGACCCACTGGAAAACATTCATCAGTAAAGCGACAGTTGATTTAGAAttgaagaaaaaatataaaattggGATGTTCAGATACTCCTACCCATTCATTTTCAGCATCACTCTCAGCATAGTTCAACCTCCTTTCCAAATTCACCTTTCGTATTTCTTGACGAGCAACCTTGATACTCTCACCAGAGGAACCATAGCACTTGCTACAAAAAGAGATCTTTGCACCGCACTCATAATCCGTGTACTTCAAACTTCTGATAGTATAATAGACTCCCCTAGGGTTGATTAACTTGTAACACGATGAACAATAACGAGGTGGAGCCTCAAAAGTAAGTTTCTCCATCCTGCACAAACTGCATAAGTTCTGATCTACCAGGTGTTCCATATCCTGGGATTTGTCTTTCTTTGCTTTATCCTAAATAACATGGCCAAATTGCAGAATAAAACAACCAAGCAAACAAATTAATTCGcaacagaaaaaaaaatcaggAACAATGAGATAAGAAGCACGTTTGCCAATAAAAGACACAAGTTCTCCAGTTCCAGATGATCAAGGAAAATTTAGTTATTGAGACCAAACCCATAATACAACAACATTATGCAAGAATGGAATTTATCAAAGAAGAAGCAACCAATAACCAAATATTCACAAAGCTTCAATAATGCTCATGTCATTAATCAAATTATCTAAAATAATCATAGTTGATATGTACAGAATCAATAAACCTCCATACACAACATTTAATTAGAAAACAGAGGTGCAGCTAAATGTTTTAACAGTGTCTTCAAACGTCAAGCATTGAATAGGCTGTTCTCCCACTGCAATTACATCtagtttattaatttttaataatatattaagTTGAACAACATCAATGCTTGAACCTGATGCATTTTTTTTGTACGAGGACAAGTAAATTTTGTATTTCAGATAAAAagtagatacatgtacatttatGGTTGGAACTTTAACAAATACTCTGATCGCTGACAGAGTGTCAAAATATCTagagtaaaaaataattatatgcaTCTAAATTAAATGAGAATTTTTAGCAATGAATAagaaaaaatagagaaaataatAGGGAACACACTTaagcaagaaaaggaagaaaagatgGTCAAAATTGGTACAAACCATTGGCCCTGGGTAATAAGGGGAGGCAAAAGTGCAAGAGATAGAAGGCTCAACGAACATGGCTAAGAGGAGaattaggattaaccaacaaattTTAAATAAACACATTGCACCCTCTTGAGCCATCTGGGCATGCCATCCGAGCAGTCCACACATGCTGTCTAAGAAGTCCGTCTAGGTCTTTTTTTTTAATACGCTTCCTAACAGTTATCAGCTAGGTGAGGTGGTTGCTTGACAAATATGCCTAGGCAGCAGCCATTTAGAATAATATGCATTGCTGAAAACAACAGCTGTGTTTCTGAATTTTGTACTAGCATTTTGCCTAGTCAAATGAAGAAAATATTCGTGAAGAACTCAGTCAAATGAAGAAATGGAAGACTACCATATGAAGAAGTCAGCCAAACTGGTATCTCAAAAAAGGTATTTCAAACATATTTATGAAATAATGTTAGTGCAATAGTAGAAACAACTATATGCTGTAGGATGGAGACAAAAttcagagaaaaaaaaacaatgcaGATTTAAAATAAGAAACATTTCAAGGAAATTGACCCAGAAAACAAAAGCTTCATCAGTAGTTGGAATCCTGATGAGTGCATTAGGATTTGAAATTTATTGAATTTGGGATGTTAAGTTACTGGAACTAAAATCTTGAAAATCATGCATAAAATTATATGAACAGTCAAAATCTAAAACTGCATAGGGCCTTGCCACTTCCATGCACAATAGCTAAGTAAACTGAAGACCCAATTTTCACTAACTTGAAGACTGACCTGGTCTACATGTTGCTCAAGGCTGCTTATGTGAACTCTAAGCATTTCTACAGTGAATGTATCAAGAAGAGAAGTCACTCTTTTGGGGGCTTCTGTCTTTGTCTCAGCCACATTAGCCAAAGAAGATAGTTTCACATTACCAGCATCACCGATTTCATCCATAGGAAACCCAAGTTGATCTACATTCATTTGTTGAGAGCACATAGCTACATTTGCTAACTCATCAGGTTCCACGGCAAGATTTTCTTTCATCTCAATTTGTGTGCCCTCAGTAGCATCATATGTTTCTCCAGAATTTCTGAGGATAGAGTCCGTATTTTGACTTTCCGCTAGTTTTGCACTACTAGTATTTGCATCTCCAAGCGTGCAAGTTTCTATTAGATTCTGATTCCCAGTATTTGTATCTAAAGGCAGTCTCACCAGTTGGCCTGCTTGCAGCACTCCTCCAAAATGATGGTTTGGTTTTGTTGATTCTACTCCGGcctcaaaagtttcattttgaCCAAAATGATTTGTAGTTTTGCCACGTTGGAAGACAGATTCCTCTTTATCCATGCTTACAATAGTACCTAGAGAAGTCTTAGATTCTGTAAAGCCATTGCTAATATTCCTTTGAGAAACTTCTTTCATTCTTGCTCTCACAGGACCACAAATGCTACAAAAAATATTAGAGCACTCTGCATAATGATCAAATAGGCTCTTGTACTTATTGCAACGCTTGGTACAATTAGCATCTTTACAATATAAAATGTGAGCAAAAGCACTTTTCAAATTGCTGCACTGGAAGAAGTTGCAATCATTTTCTTGATTCTGGCAGTTCCTAGCATGTTCATACAGGAATAGAAGATTCTGAATTGCTTGATATTGTGCTGGTCTTCTTGGGAACATGGAATGATCGCCAAATAAAACATCTGTAAGATTAGAACTATTTGTTGAAACGCATTCTTTCGATCCCAGAGCTAGTTCCTGCTTATTCATATCATGGATTACCAAAGGCCCACCTGGCATTTGCTCTGacaaattattataattaattgaATGTGAAACTTTGACAGTGCTTTGCGAATGCAAGGGCTCAAAATCAGGCTGGCCAATTGGATCATATGCTTGATGAGGGCTTAGCAACATTGGCTTAGACTCGTGACTCCTACATACAGACTCTTCTTCCAAGTCATGCAGCTGTGCATGTAAATATAAAGACTGTGGAGTCTTTTTTGATGCATCTGACAGTTGTTGCTGACTGAGCTTGTGAGAcaatttttggttaaatcctacaGATGACCTATTTGAGATACTAGAATCTTTGGTTGCATCTGACGCATGCATgctggaatttttaaaattggatagcttccatttgaaattcaaactggTGTCACCTGCcaaatcgattcagcaaggtaaGGTCAGAAAAATTAAGATTCTGGATCTATATTAACTGAAAAGCAATATAAACTCATAAAACATATCAGTATCAGCCCGAGAAAGAGGTATGATATCATTATCAAACTTATTACCATTGCCGTAGAAAGGTATTTGAGACATGCAAGGCATCCATTTACTACTATTTTCATTTGAAAACTGATCATTTTGACTATCAGAATATTGTTCTGCTGACATTTGGCAACCAAAATGG
This region of Zingiber officinale cultivar Zhangliang chromosome 9A, Zo_v1.1, whole genome shotgun sequence genomic DNA includes:
- the LOC122020457 gene encoding histone acetyltransferase HAC1-like isoform X1; this translates as MHMSDATKDSSVTNVSFIGSNQRLPHKLGRQQLSDASKSTPESLYLHSQLHDTEEESVCWSQESQSMLLRPHQTYDPIGQPQLLHKGRYLKRRHILVQKCDFEPLHLQSNTKVSHSINCNNLSDQMPGGPLIAHDMIKQELPLGMKEYISSNSSVLTDVLFGDHSMFPRKPAQYQAIQNLLFLYEHARNCQNQENHCNFFQCRNLKSALAHILHCKDANCAKGCYKYKNLFDHYAECSNNFCSICGPVRARIEEVSQRNISNGFADFKTPLATVASMDQEESACKRAKTTSHFGQNQIFGVNVESTKPNHHFGGELQADQLVRLPLDTNTGNQKLIKTCTLGDANTTSAKIVESQNTDSILGNSGETYGSTEDPQIEIKENLSVEPDELANVAICSEPANEIQLGFPMVEISDGNAESSASANVVETRIGTPLSVDNDELANVAICSQQTNVVQLGFPMDEISDAGNVNLSPSANMAKTKTGSPKRVTSNLDTSTSEMHRVHIGSFEQHVDQHRRNMLFSSLMSNPHVGRLEKPQEVKSASPTSSTNEEKVLCDMLPGISFSNNTFKSPVIGDLCSASQRYIPNEHHRVVAHASLSSGGNLAPLSEETLSKHHFGCQMSAEQYSDSQNDQFSNENSSKWMPCMSQIPFYGNGDTSLNFKWKLSNFKNSSMHASDATKDSSISNRSSVGFNQKLSHKLSQQQLSDASKKTPQSLYLHAQLHDLEEESVCRSHESKPMLLSPHQAYDPIGQPDFEPLHSQSTVKVSHSINYNNLSEQMPGGPLVIHDMNKQELALGSKECVSTNSSNLTDVLFGDHSMFPRRPAQYQAIQNLLFLYEHARNCQNQENDCNFFQCSNLKSAFAHILYCKDANCTKRCNKYKSLFDHYAECSNIFCSICGPVRARMKEVSQRNISNGFTESKTSLGTIVSMDKEESVFQRGKTTNHFGQNETFEAGVESTKPNHHFGGVLQAGQLVRLPLDTNTGNQNLIETCTLGDANTSSAKLAESQNTDSILRNSGETYDATEGTQIEMKENLAVEPDELANVAMCSQQMNVDQLGFPMDEIGDAGNVKLSSLANVAETKTEAPKRVTSLLDTFTVEMLRVHISSLEQHVDQDKAKKDKSQDMEHLVDQNLCSLCRMEKLTFEAPPRYCSSCYKLINPRGVYYTIRSLKYTDYECGAKISFCSKCYGSSGESIKVARQEIRKVNLERRLNYAESDAENEWWVQCDKCKAWQHQICALFSGKRKDALQSEYTCPECCLRELECEMHKPVPRNAVLRATDLPKTMMSDHIENWLFEHLQQEREERARKLQITVDEVPGANDLVIRVVSSVDKKVEVNPGFQEVFKEEMYPAYFPYKSKVILLFQTIEGADVCLFGMYVQEYGSECSLPNQRRVCISYIDSVKYFRPEIKAVTGEALRTFVYHEILIGYLDYCKKRGFTSCYIWACPSLRQDYYILYCHPKTQKTPKSEKLREWYQVMIRKAIKEKVIQEQTNLYDHFFVPTSESKVKVTAAQLPYFDSDFWPGKADFLLEDKNKSQAKGTKAVIERALRAAKRDASTGNPKDILLMHQLGEVIRPMKEDFIIVHLQHTCKYCYQPIMSEKLWVCSVCKNFQLCMQCHDKMQDLDKKDRHPITAKEKHSFQLVEIDVLADTHDEDGTIESKLFDVRTGFLNFCQNEQYQFDTLRRAKHSTLMILYHLHNPMEYVFTSSCAMCHGSIDGGQNWHCMNCQGYRLCDSCYLKGTSHHQLVSHTMLPGINLQPKQQRSGRLNVHIVLDALLHAAKCYAPRCTYPYCLKVKKLFLHSRRCKVRVPGGCISCKKIWLLLQHHACICQDLDCHMPRCRDLKVYKMKVKNVTKERIRLHARVSASATWN
- the LOC122020457 gene encoding histone acetyltransferase HAC1-like isoform X2: MHMSDATKDSSVTNVSFIGSNQRLPHKLGRQQLSDASKSTPESLYLHSQLHDTEEESVCWSQESQSMLLRPHQTYDPIGQPQLLHKGRYLKRRHILVQKCDFEPLHLQSNTKVSHSINCNNLSDQMPGGPLIAHDMIKQELPLGMKEYISSNSSVLTDVLFGDHSMFPRKPAQYQAIQNLLFLYEHARNCQNQENHCNFFQCRNLKSALAHILHCKDANCAKGCYKYKNLFDHYAECSNNFCSICGPVRARIEEVSQRNISNGFADFKTPLATVASMDQEESACKRAKTTSHFGQNQIFGVNVESTKPNHHFGGELQADQLVRLPLDTNTGNQKLIKTCTLGDANTTSAKIVESQNTDSILGNSGETYGSTEDPQIEIKENLSVEPDELANVAICSEPANEIQLGFPMVEISDGNAESSASANVVETRIGTPLSVDNDELANVAICSQQTNVVQLGFPMDEISDAGNVNLSPSANMAKTKTGSPKRVTSNLDTSTSEMHRVHIGSFEQHVDQHRRNMLFSSLMSNPHVGRLEKPQEVKSASPTSSTNEEKVLCDMLPGYIPNEHHRVVAHASLSSGGNLAPLSEETLSKHHFGCQMSAEQYSDSQNDQFSNENSSKWMPCMSQIPFYGNGDTSLNFKWKLSNFKNSSMHASDATKDSSISNRSSVGFNQKLSHKLSQQQLSDASKKTPQSLYLHAQLHDLEEESVCRSHESKPMLLSPHQAYDPIGQPDFEPLHSQSTVKVSHSINYNNLSEQMPGGPLVIHDMNKQELALGSKECVSTNSSNLTDVLFGDHSMFPRRPAQYQAIQNLLFLYEHARNCQNQENDCNFFQCSNLKSAFAHILYCKDANCTKRCNKYKSLFDHYAECSNIFCSICGPVRARMKEVSQRNISNGFTESKTSLGTIVSMDKEESVFQRGKTTNHFGQNETFEAGVESTKPNHHFGGVLQAGQLVRLPLDTNTGNQNLIETCTLGDANTSSAKLAESQNTDSILRNSGETYDATEGTQIEMKENLAVEPDELANVAMCSQQMNVDQLGFPMDEIGDAGNVKLSSLANVAETKTEAPKRVTSLLDTFTVEMLRVHISSLEQHVDQDKAKKDKSQDMEHLVDQNLCSLCRMEKLTFEAPPRYCSSCYKLINPRGVYYTIRSLKYTDYECGAKISFCSKCYGSSGESIKVARQEIRKVNLERRLNYAESDAENEWWVQCDKCKAWQHQICALFSGKRKDALQSEYTCPECCLRELECEMHKPVPRNAVLRATDLPKTMMSDHIENWLFEHLQQEREERARKLQITVDEVPGANDLVIRVVSSVDKKVEVNPGFQEVFKEEMYPAYFPYKSKVILLFQTIEGADVCLFGMYVQEYGSECSLPNQRRVCISYIDSVKYFRPEIKAVTGEALRTFVYHEILIGYLDYCKKRGFTSCYIWACPSLRQDYYILYCHPKTQKTPKSEKLREWYQVMIRKAIKEKVIQEQTNLYDHFFVPTSESKVKVTAAQLPYFDSDFWPGKADFLLEDKNKSQAKGTKAVIERALRAAKRDASTGNPKDILLMHQLGEVIRPMKEDFIIVHLQHTCKYCYQPIMSEKLWVCSVCKNFQLCMQCHDKMQDLDKKDRHPITAKEKHSFQLVEIDVLADTHDEDGTIESKLFDVRTGFLNFCQNEQYQFDTLRRAKHSTLMILYHLHNPMEYVFTSSCAMCHGSIDGGQNWHCMNCQGYRLCDSCYLKGTSHHQLVSHTMLPGINLQPKQQRSGRLNVHIVLDALLHAAKCYAPRCTYPYCLKVKKLFLHSRRCKVRVPGGCISCKKIWLLLQHHACICQDLDCHMPRCRDLKVYKMKVKNVTKERIRLHARVSASATWN